Proteins from one Romboutsia sp. CE17 genomic window:
- a CDS encoding PTS system mannose/fructose/sorbose family transporter subunit IID — translation MASNTKSYYVDKQEAPKLSNKVLNKMVWRSLFLQASFNYERMQSCGWLYGILPGLEEIHKNKEDLSTSMSHNLEFFNTHPFLVTFVMGIVLSLEQKKADVQTIRSIRVAAMGPLGGIGDAIFWFTLLPIAAGIGSNLALQGSILGPIIFLLLFNVVQFGLRYWLMHWSYKVGIDGIQTMTKFAKQFTRSATILGLIVVGALIASYVGFNVALEIPIGETSVVIQEVLDGIMPCLLPLCVTFMMYGLVKKNVSPLLNIGLLVLIGLVGARFGIFA, via the coding sequence ATGGCATCTAATACAAAGAGTTATTATGTAGATAAACAAGAAGCTCCAAAGTTAAGTAACAAAGTACTTAATAAAATGGTTTGGAGATCATTATTTTTACAAGCATCATTTAATTACGAAAGAATGCAATCTTGTGGATGGTTATATGGAATATTACCTGGATTAGAAGAAATTCATAAAAATAAAGAAGATTTATCAACATCAATGAGTCACAATTTAGAGTTTTTTAATACACATCCATTCTTAGTAACTTTCGTTATGGGTATAGTATTATCCTTAGAACAAAAGAAAGCTGATGTGCAAACAATAAGATCAATAAGAGTTGCAGCGATGGGACCTTTAGGAGGAATAGGGGACGCTATATTCTGGTTTACGCTACTACCAATAGCTGCAGGGATAGGTTCAAATCTAGCCCTTCAAGGTAGTATATTAGGTCCAATTATATTCTTATTGCTATTTAACGTTGTTCAATTTGGTTTAAGATATTGGCTAATGCATTGGTCATATAAAGTAGGTATAGATGGTATTCAAACTATGACTAAGTTTGCTAAGCAGTTTACTCGTTCTGCTACTATACTTGGATTAATAGTAGTTGGAGCTTTAATAGCTTCTTATGTTGGATTCAACGTAGCTTTAGAAATACCAATAGGTGAAACTAGTGTTGTTATCCAAGAAGTATTAGATGGAATAATGCCTTGCTTATTACCATTATGTGTAACATTCATGATGTATGGATTAGTTAAGAAAAATGTAAGCCCATTATTAAATATAGGATTACTAGTCTTAATAGGACTTGTAGGAGCACGTTTTGGAATATTTGCGTAA
- the nagA gene encoding N-acetylglucosamine-6-phosphate deacetylase, with protein sequence MIKVLTNTSIFIKDGKISDTGEEVIIPKGHFAVPGFIDTHIHGSHGTDAMDGTFESLDNIVKTLAKEGVTSFLPTTMTQEIDSINKALNNIANYIEKHNNIGQPEILGIHLEGPFINCHHKGAQPEKYILKPTVESFKKFEEESRGNIRKVTYAPELDNNFEFTKYLCEKNIIPSVGHSSATFEEVENAVAFGLCSVTHFHNGQSPHHHRTPGVVTAGFTLDELNTEIIVDGIHLHPNTVKSVVKIKTPNKVTLITDAMEAKGLEDGNYQLGGQRVIKIKNEVRLESGSLAGSVNTMENSIKNVMLFSGCSLEDAVTMSSTNPAKDLGILSRKGSLDIGKDADIVILDNEYNVVKTICRGQVAFEK encoded by the coding sequence ATGATAAAAGTTCTAACAAATACTAGCATATTTATAAAAGATGGTAAAATATCTGATACTGGAGAAGAAGTCATAATACCAAAGGGTCATTTTGCAGTTCCTGGGTTTATAGATACTCATATTCATGGATCTCATGGTACTGATGCAATGGATGGAACGTTTGAATCATTAGATAATATAGTTAAAACATTAGCTAAAGAAGGTGTAACATCTTTTTTACCAACTACAATGACTCAAGAGATCGATAGTATAAACAAAGCTCTAAATAATATTGCAAACTATATAGAAAAGCATAATAATATAGGTCAACCTGAAATATTAGGTATACACTTAGAAGGTCCTTTTATAAATTGTCATCATAAAGGTGCCCAACCTGAAAAATATATACTAAAACCAACAGTAGAGTCTTTTAAAAAGTTTGAGGAAGAGTCTAGAGGAAACATAAGAAAAGTTACATATGCTCCAGAATTAGATAATAATTTCGAATTTACAAAATATCTTTGCGAAAAAAATATAATACCATCTGTAGGTCACAGTTCTGCTACATTTGAAGAAGTTGAAAATGCAGTTGCATTTGGACTTTGTAGTGTAACTCATTTCCATAATGGTCAAAGCCCTCATCACCATAGAACTCCAGGTGTTGTAACAGCTGGATTTACTCTTGATGAATTAAATACTGAAATTATAGTTGATGGTATACATCTTCATCCTAATACTGTAAAATCTGTAGTAAAAATAAAAACTCCAAATAAAGTAACTTTAATAACTGATGCTATGGAGGCAAAAGGTTTAGAAGATGGAAATTATCAATTAGGTGGCCAAAGAGTAATAAAAATTAAAAATGAAGTAAGATTAGAATCAGGGTCTTTAGCTGGGAGTGTTAATACTATGGAAAATAGTATTAAAAACGTAATGTTATTCTCAGGATGTTCCCTAGAAGATGCTGTTACAATGTCTAGTACTAATCCTGCAAAAGATTTAGGTATATTATCTAGAAAGGGTAGCCTAGATATTGGTAAAGACGCTGATATAGTTATACTTGATAATGAATATAATGTAGTCAAGACTATATGCCGTGGGCAAGTAGCTTTTGAAAAATAA
- the uvrB gene encoding excinuclease ABC subunit UvrB yields MDFKIKSDFKPTGDQPEAIKSIVTAINNDEKFSTLLGVTGSGKTFTMANIIQEVKKPTLILAHNKTLAAQLYSEFKEFFPDNAVEYFVSYYDYYQPEAYVAHSDTYIEKDASINDEIDKLRHSATAAILERRDVIIISSVSCIYGLGDPEDYRELMVSLRPGMQKDRDEIIKKLIEIQYERNDINFTRGTFRVRGDILEIFPASNDERAIRVEFFGDEIDRITEIDYVTGKIAGVRNHVVIFPASHYVTTPERIEKAIVAIEDELKERADEFRKNDKLIEAQRIEQRTKYDIEMLKEIGFCQGIENYSRHITGRKPGEKPYTLMDFFPDDYLMIVDESHVTVPQVRGMYGGDRSRKTSLIENGFRLPSAYDNRPLNFEEFEENINQILFVTATPGPYELEHSTTIAEQIIRPTGLLDPIIEVRPIENQIDNLVGEINSVIEKGERVLVTTLTKKMSEDLTNYLKEIGIKVKYLHSDIDTLERTEIIRDLRLGKFDVLVGINLLREGLDIPEVSLVAILDADKEGFLRSETSLIQTVGRAARNADGKVIMYADKITRSMQATIEETKRRREIQSLYNKEHGIIPKTIQKSIRDSIEATKVADEEVVYGIKDSNNIEEIKNNIATLQAEMMEAAQNLQFERAAELRDKIKELEERIKD; encoded by the coding sequence ATGGATTTCAAAATAAAATCAGATTTCAAGCCTACAGGAGATCAACCAGAGGCTATAAAATCAATAGTAACAGCTATAAATAATGATGAAAAATTTTCAACACTATTAGGTGTTACAGGATCGGGAAAAACTTTTACAATGGCGAATATTATTCAAGAAGTTAAAAAGCCAACCTTGATACTTGCCCATAATAAAACTCTAGCAGCTCAGCTTTACAGTGAGTTTAAAGAGTTTTTTCCAGATAATGCGGTTGAATATTTTGTAAGTTACTATGATTATTATCAACCGGAAGCTTATGTTGCTCATAGTGACACATATATTGAGAAGGATGCAAGTATAAATGATGAAATAGATAAATTAAGACACTCAGCTACAGCAGCTATTTTAGAAAGAAGAGATGTAATTATAATATCTTCGGTATCATGTATTTATGGTTTAGGGGATCCAGAAGATTATAGAGAACTTATGGTATCTTTACGACCTGGAATGCAAAAAGATAGGGATGAAATTATAAAGAAATTAATAGAAATACAATATGAAAGAAACGATATAAACTTTACTAGGGGTACTTTTAGAGTTAGGGGAGATATATTAGAAATATTCCCTGCTAGTAATGATGAAAGGGCTATAAGGGTAGAATTCTTTGGTGATGAAATAGATAGAATAACAGAGATAGATTATGTAACAGGTAAGATTGCAGGCGTAAGAAATCATGTAGTTATATTCCCTGCATCTCATTACGTAACAACACCAGAGAGAATAGAAAAAGCAATAGTAGCAATAGAGGATGAACTAAAAGAAAGAGCCGATGAATTTAGAAAAAATGATAAATTAATAGAAGCTCAAAGAATAGAACAAAGAACTAAATATGATATAGAAATGTTGAAAGAAATTGGATTCTGCCAAGGTATAGAAAATTATTCTAGACATATAACAGGTAGAAAACCTGGCGAAAAACCATATACATTAATGGACTTTTTCCCAGATGATTATTTAATGATAGTAGATGAGTCACATGTTACAGTACCTCAAGTTAGAGGTATGTATGGAGGGGATAGATCAAGAAAAACATCTCTTATAGAAAATGGATTTAGACTTCCATCAGCTTATGATAATAGACCTTTAAATTTTGAAGAATTTGAAGAAAATATAAATCAAATACTATTTGTTACAGCAACTCCAGGTCCATATGAATTGGAACATTCTACAACTATTGCAGAACAAATAATAAGGCCTACTGGACTTTTAGATCCGATTATAGAAGTAAGACCAATAGAAAATCAAATAGATAATTTAGTTGGAGAAATTAATTCTGTAATAGAAAAGGGAGAAAGAGTATTAGTTACTACACTAACTAAAAAAATGAGTGAAGATTTAACTAACTACTTAAAAGAAATCGGAATCAAAGTAAAATATCTACACTCTGATATAGATACACTAGAAAGAACGGAAATAATAAGAGATTTAAGATTAGGTAAGTTTGATGTGTTAGTTGGTATAAACTTACTTAGAGAAGGTTTAGATATACCAGAAGTCTCATTGGTAGCAATTTTAGATGCTGACAAAGAAGGTTTCTTACGTTCAGAAACTTCGTTAATACAGACTGTAGGACGTGCAGCTAGAAATGCAGATGGAAAGGTTATAATGTATGCAGACAAAATAACTAGATCTATGCAAGCTACTATTGAAGAAACTAAAAGAAGAAGAGAAATACAATCACTTTATAATAAAGAGCATGGAATTATTCCTAAGACAATACAAAAAAGTATTAGAGATAGCATAGAAGCTACTAAGGTTGCTGATGAAGAGGTTGTTTATGGAATTAAAGATAGTAATAATATAGAAGAAATTAAGAATAATATAGCTACATTACAAGCGGAAATGATGGAAGCAGCGCAAAACTTACAATTTGAGAGAGCTGCAGAGCTTAGAGATAAAATAAAAGAATTAGAAGAAAGGATTAAAGATTAA